The DNA region CGGGGGAGCCTCCGAGGGCGGGGGTTCGGACACCCTCACGTCCGGCTGGGGCCCCTGCGGCCCTTCCAGACCGGGCAAGCCACGGTCGGGAGCGGTCCACGGCGTCGACGGCGTGCCGGACGGGGTTCGGGGCCCGTCACCGAACTCCGAGACCCGCGACGGCGATTCCCCGTCATCGATCTCCGAGACGACGACGTTGCTCCCCACCGACCTGTCGTCCAGCGAGGACACCACGCTCGTCGCGTCGCCATTCGCCGGATAGCGCTCGTCGAGCCGATCGGCCACCCGGTCCTTCGGTCCGGGTACCTGGCCGAGCGCCTCGGCGGTCAGCCTCGTCCCCTCCGCGGGGGGCGGGGCGGGCCTGCTCAGGTCGGACGTGATCGGCGGCGTGCCGGACGGGGTTCGGGGCTCGTCACCGAACTCCGAGACCGGCGGCGGCGTACCCTCGTCGTCTTGGAAACCGCCCAGCAGCGGGTCGCGCTCGCCCCCCTCGAGGCCCCCGGCAGACCCCTGGTACGGCTCGTACGGCGCATACCGCTCGACGGACGACGAATCGGCCTCGCTCTCCCAGCCGTCGAACTCACCTCGCCCCTCACCCGCCGCACGCGGCCCACCGCCCGGCCCGTCGACCGAGAGGCCGACACCGCGACCGAAGGGACGGGACCCGCCCCCGCCAGAGAAAGAAGCGGTCTCCGCATCCTCGTCCTGGAAACCGCCCAGCAGCGGGTCGCGCTCGCCCCCCTCGAAGCCCCCGGCAGACCCCTGGTACGGCTCGTACGGCGCATACCGCTCGACGGACGACGAACCGGCCTCACTCTCCCAACCGTCGAACTCACCCCGCCCCTCACCCGCCGCACGCGGCCCGCCGCCCGGCCCGTCGACCGAGAGGCCGATACCGGGGTCGAAGGGGCCGGACCCGCCCGCGCCCTCGGGAGGAGCGGTCTGCGGGCCCGGGGTCTCGGTGGACACGCGCGGAACGGCGCCGCCGAGGTCGGGCGGCGTCTCGTCCATCTCCGGGATCTTGGCGTAGCCCTCGCCCTCCGGGCCGCCCTTGCCGCCGCGCAGCGCCGGAATGTGCCCGATCGCGCCGCCGACCAGGCCCGCGACGAAACCGAGCCCCGGGGAGCCGTCGAGGCCGAACGCCGCGTCCGAGGCCGCCGTCCCGGCCATGCCGCCGAGGCCGCCCAGCGCCATCTTGCCGAGGAGCGAGGAGACGATGGCTTCCCCGGGCTTGCCGAGCGCTCCCACCCCCGCGAACAGCCCGCCGGTGATGGCTCCGGAGATCGCACCGGACCCGACGGCGATGATGAGATCGCCCCAGTCGAACTGGTGCCGGTGTCCCTCGGCGAACTGGATGCCCTGGGCCGCCGCGGACATGAGACCGCCGATTCCCG from Actinacidiphila sp. DG2A-62 includes:
- a CDS encoding WXG100 family type VII secretion target, whose product is MSIMMPPELEWVAALAGGTWPKADEDKLWALCQAHKDYAQQLRSISERFGDVLSDVRAGVSGATAEQFESYLRKFQTNLEDVASACEQLADKIDEFAVKIEYAKLMILMTLASLAAEIAFLAWWAPWLIGQWLAAGRSIILGILAEVALAAAIGAGIGGLMSAAAQGIQFAEGHRHQFDWGDLIIAVGSGAISGAITGGLFAGVGALGKPGEAIVSSLLGKMALGGLGGMAGTAASDAAFGLDGSPGLGFVAGLVGGAIGHIPALRGGKGGPEGEGYAKIPEMDETPPDLGGAVPRVSTETPGPQTAPPEGAGGSGPFDPGIGLSVDGPGGGPRAAGEGRGEFDGWESEAGSSSVERYAPYEPYQGSAGGFEGGERDPLLGGFQDEDAETASFSGGGGSRPFGRGVGLSVDGPGGGPRAAGEGRGEFDGWESEADSSSVERYAPYEPYQGSAGGLEGGERDPLLGGFQDDEGTPPPVSEFGDEPRTPSGTPPITSDLSRPAPPPAEGTRLTAEALGQVPGPKDRVADRLDERYPANGDATSVVSSLDDRSVGSNVVVSEIDDGESPSRVSEFGDGPRTPSGTPSTPWTAPDRGLPGLEGPQGPQPDVRVSEPPPSEAPPPAASRAACSTLPSTGRSRHPLMAPSNRPPGSLRRRGARACEAWTARTRRSRSPRRTFRRPAPPRPERTRARPPRRTSPRRRRCHRPPAGRCTNPGRPPCRSRASLGRPPRRSRARSRRPPRPRTGPSPRSRPPASCRSRAAARRTPASDRSRRRGPPRRAVQARPLVRRGRRRTARRRRDRDSPARSSPARRSTVRPSPASRKPTRGGVVRAGLALRRPDPGSPS